A window from Xylanibacillus composti encodes these proteins:
- a CDS encoding WIAG-tail domain codes for VSGEQLQEEAVQTRHLAAQSVDASKLAAESVGEAHLQANSVSGEHLQKDAVKTRHLAPGSVSDESLRVLSVGPEHLKHRSVQPLHLAKSAVLSEHLGDGEIETRHLQHASITDRTIAEGAIGLRHLSEEVLAVLYRNASDVSAEWPEVTDAGLESEEGSAVIAAEATDDQSQAEAPALTSLDSDAEEAGIPTSAQAAGRLSDPAESEPAAAQVEEAGEANRAEQEAEAPIDPAVKPSSSAEDRPLHQMGLVPFQISKTNLTAEVEVFFSKPFPNLEYAIVAMTSNAICYASVMEKKHGSAILSIAKSKPFGEQTGIVNWIAMG; via the coding sequence CGTGAGCGGCGAGCAGTTGCAGGAAGAGGCCGTGCAGACGAGGCACTTGGCTGCGCAGAGCGTGGACGCAAGCAAGCTGGCGGCGGAATCGGTAGGCGAAGCGCATTTGCAGGCTAATAGCGTGAGCGGCGAGCATCTGCAGAAGGATGCCGTGAAGACAAGGCATCTGGCTCCAGGCAGTGTGAGCGATGAGTCATTGCGAGTACTGTCCGTTGGGCCGGAACATCTAAAGCACCGCTCGGTGCAGCCGCTTCATCTGGCGAAGTCGGCCGTGCTCAGCGAGCATCTCGGCGACGGCGAGATCGAAACGCGCCATCTTCAGCATGCGAGCATTACAGACAGAACGATAGCGGAAGGCGCTATCGGGTTGCGGCATCTGTCTGAAGAAGTTTTGGCCGTGCTGTATCGAAACGCAAGCGATGTGTCGGCGGAATGGCCGGAGGTGACGGACGCCGGCCTTGAATCGGAAGAGGGATCGGCAGTTATTGCTGCAGAGGCAACCGACGACCAATCCCAAGCTGAAGCACCCGCATTGACATCGCTGGATAGCGATGCGGAGGAGGCAGGCATTCCAACCTCTGCTCAAGCTGCAGGCAGGCTGTCCGACCCGGCCGAATCGGAACCAGCGGCTGCGCAGGTTGAAGAAGCCGGCGAGGCGAATAGAGCAGAGCAAGAAGCTGAAGCTCCGATTGACCCGGCTGTTAAGCCATCTTCGTCAGCGGAAGACAGGCCGCTTCATCAGATGGGGCTAGTCCCTTTTCAAATCAGCAAGACGAACTTGACTGCAGAAGTGGAGGTGTTCTTCAGCAAGCCTTTCCCAAACCTTGAATATGCGATTGTCGCTATGACGAGCAATGCGATCTGCTATGCTTCCGTCATGGAGAAGAAGCACGGATCCGCCATTCTGTCCATTGCCAAATCCAAGCCTTTCGGCGAGCAGACAGGGATTGTGAACTGGATTGCCATGGGATAA
- a CDS encoding PQQ-dependent sugar dehydrogenase: protein MRKERISMQMILLAMMVVLASCVGQEQPSPTNSVSEEPVQEVEGYRVLADHLRVPWAIAVAGETFYVTERPGSIVRITPEAQERQEVRLAKPVAARGEGGLLGFVLAPNFEESRTAYAYHTYEADGGVYNRIVLLREDDGEWKEVRALLEGIPGSFVHNGGRLAIGPDRHLYAATGDFNEAEEAQHVESLGGKILRMTLEGEVPDDNPFPGSYVYSYGHRNPQGLAWDSNGQMYSSEHGPSGSPGGHDEINRIEAGGNYGWPLFIGDDTESGFIAPLYHTGPTAIAPSGTAAHEQQLYVAALRGEALYRYDLAAGELEPVWQGEGRIRDVLVYEGRIFVITNNTDGRGQAGDTDDRLLELNLEDN from the coding sequence ATGAGGAAGGAGCGGATTTCCATGCAGATGATCTTATTGGCGATGATGGTGGTATTGGCAAGCTGCGTCGGACAAGAACAGCCTTCACCTACGAATTCGGTGTCAGAAGAACCCGTGCAGGAAGTAGAAGGCTATCGGGTATTGGCGGATCACCTTCGCGTGCCATGGGCGATTGCCGTTGCGGGTGAGACGTTCTATGTAACCGAACGGCCCGGCTCTATCGTGCGCATCACGCCTGAAGCGCAAGAGAGGCAGGAGGTGCGGCTCGCCAAGCCTGTTGCGGCTCGGGGGGAAGGAGGATTGCTCGGCTTCGTCTTGGCGCCGAACTTTGAGGAGAGCCGGACAGCCTATGCCTACCATACTTATGAAGCGGATGGAGGCGTATACAACCGGATTGTGCTTCTCAGGGAGGATGACGGGGAATGGAAGGAGGTTCGTGCACTGCTCGAGGGCATACCGGGTTCCTTTGTACACAATGGCGGCAGGTTAGCGATCGGGCCTGACCGGCACTTGTATGCTGCGACCGGAGATTTCAACGAAGCCGAAGAAGCACAACATGTGGAGAGCCTCGGGGGCAAAATTTTGCGCATGACACTGGAAGGCGAAGTCCCCGACGACAATCCATTCCCCGGCTCCTATGTATACTCATACGGACATCGGAATCCTCAGGGCTTGGCTTGGGACAGCAACGGGCAGATGTACAGCTCGGAGCACGGGCCATCGGGGTCCCCCGGCGGCCATGATGAAATCAACCGCATTGAGGCTGGGGGGAATTACGGATGGCCGCTCTTCATCGGCGACGACACGGAGTCCGGGTTCATTGCTCCGTTGTATCATACCGGGCCGACCGCAATAGCTCCTTCCGGCACAGCTGCACACGAACAACAGTTGTACGTAGCAGCTTTAAGGGGGGAAGCGCTGTACCGTTATGACCTGGCAGCTGGCGAACTTGAACCTGTATGGCAAGGAGAAGGGCGCATCCGCGACGTGCTCGTTTATGAGGGCCGTATATTCGTCATAACGAATAATACGGACGGCCGCGGCCAAGCCGGAGATACCGATGACCGCCTGCTGGAGCTGAACCTGGAGGACAATTAG
- a CDS encoding protein phosphatase 2C domain-containing protein, with amino-acid sequence MNITAVSMQGSSDCNEDAIIRNDGLGLYGVVDGATSLVPYRSENGDTGGKLASTLIADFLNTQKELSVSGATVGPEALMELLSEANRRLARQMELCGIESARKEQLWTACAVVVRVGERFIDFAHAGDCMLIVTYRDGTIRVVTHDQLASVDERSMQWWVKGMEEGLANREELRDFVKPRIMEGRKLANRPGGYAVLNGDPAFVDYAEFGRLSRTNVESLLLISDGLYIPKPLDASPADGALEVAESVRDKGLERYLEWLIALEESDPDCLRMPRFKKSDDKTAVLVQFNS; translated from the coding sequence ATGAACATAACAGCTGTATCCATGCAGGGCAGCAGCGATTGCAACGAAGACGCGATTATCCGCAATGACGGCCTGGGCCTGTACGGAGTAGTTGATGGAGCTACCTCGCTCGTGCCTTACCGAAGCGAGAATGGCGACACTGGAGGCAAGCTGGCTTCCACGCTCATCGCCGACTTTCTAAATACTCAGAAGGAGCTTTCGGTGAGTGGAGCAACGGTCGGCCCGGAAGCGCTGATGGAACTGCTGAGTGAAGCCAACCGAAGGCTTGCCCGGCAGATGGAGCTTTGTGGAATCGAGAGCGCAAGGAAAGAACAGCTGTGGACAGCCTGTGCGGTTGTCGTGCGGGTTGGCGAGCGGTTCATCGACTTTGCCCATGCAGGTGACTGCATGCTGATCGTCACGTACCGGGACGGCACCATTCGAGTGGTGACCCATGACCAGCTCGCCTCGGTCGATGAGCGAAGCATGCAATGGTGGGTGAAGGGCATGGAGGAGGGGCTCGCCAATCGGGAGGAGCTGCGGGATTTCGTTAAGCCGCGGATCATGGAAGGACGCAAGCTGGCGAATCGTCCCGGCGGCTATGCGGTGCTGAATGGCGACCCGGCGTTCGTTGACTACGCGGAATTCGGGCGCCTGAGCCGGACAAATGTGGAATCTTTGCTTCTTATAAGCGACGGTCTGTATATTCCGAAGCCGCTGGACGCCTCGCCCGCAGATGGCGCGTTGGAAGTGGCTGAATCCGTTCGGGACAAGGGGCTGGAGCGTTATCTGGAATGGTTGATAGCCCTCGAAGAGAGCGATCCCGATTGCTTGCGCATGCCCCGCTTTAAGAAATCGGACGACAAGACTGCCGTTCTTGTGCAGTTCAACAGCTAG
- a CDS encoding class I SAM-dependent methyltransferase, which yields MTDQRYDQGIAYDGRYYEEVGDFLRENYLEYGFTHGTVQEVDYLVARLALQPGQRLLDIGCGPGRHSLELARRGIHTVGVDISSGFIAFAQQAAAGENLPAKFHTADARELAFLQEFDAAICLCEGAFGLAGSEANHRKVLQGVYAALKPGSPFVLTAIHSLHLARQLTDESEFDPYTSTVIHRETITSPEGESREAALYTTAFTYRELKLLLEGEGFVIDAGYGCTAGQFRSEPLQASSMEIMMIARKAGKPGAR from the coding sequence TTGACTGATCAGCGATATGATCAAGGAATCGCCTACGATGGCCGGTATTATGAGGAAGTGGGCGACTTCTTGCGGGAAAACTATTTGGAGTACGGATTTACGCATGGCACGGTGCAGGAGGTCGATTACTTGGTGGCGCGGCTGGCATTGCAGCCGGGACAGCGACTGCTGGATATTGGCTGCGGACCCGGAAGACATAGTCTGGAACTGGCTCGGCGCGGCATTCATACAGTTGGCGTAGATATTTCGTCGGGATTCATCGCCTTTGCGCAGCAAGCAGCCGCTGGTGAAAACTTGCCCGCTAAGTTTCACACTGCAGATGCCAGGGAGCTTGCCTTCCTGCAGGAATTCGATGCGGCCATTTGCTTGTGCGAGGGAGCGTTCGGATTAGCTGGCAGCGAGGCCAATCATCGCAAGGTGCTGCAGGGAGTATATGCGGCATTGAAGCCCGGCTCGCCTTTCGTCCTGACAGCGATTCATTCGCTCCATTTGGCGCGGCAGCTGACGGATGAGAGCGAATTTGATCCGTACACAAGCACGGTTATACATCGCGAGACTATAACGAGCCCGGAAGGAGAAAGCCGGGAGGCTGCTCTTTATACGACGGCTTTTACTTATCGTGAGCTTAAGCTGCTTCTTGAGGGAGAAGGGTTTGTAATCGATGCAGGGTACGGCTGCACTGCTGGACAGTTCCGTTCAGAGCCGCTCCAGGCATCAAGTATGGAAATCATGATGATTGCACGCAAAGCCGGAAAGCCCGGCGCAAGGTAA
- a CDS encoding FMN-dependent NADH-azoreductase, which yields MAKLLYVTVNPKPAEESYGLTVGQAFLSAYRQAAPEDEIEVLDLYQADIPFIDTDVFSGWGKLQQGQAFDDLSPDEKSKVARINELTDQFIAADKYVFVTPMWNFSFPPKLKVYMDNICIAGKTFRYTAEGPVGLLHNRKALHIQARGGIYSEGPAKEMEFGDRYLRALLAFVGVTEVTSLFVEGMAQMPGQAEQIKEKAIARAAEMAKSFALQTVPVE from the coding sequence GTGGCAAAACTATTGTATGTCACTGTAAATCCCAAACCGGCAGAGGAATCCTATGGTCTGACTGTCGGTCAAGCCTTCTTGTCCGCCTATCGTCAGGCAGCGCCGGAGGACGAGATTGAAGTGTTGGATTTGTATCAAGCAGATATCCCGTTCATCGACACCGATGTATTCAGTGGCTGGGGGAAGCTCCAGCAAGGACAAGCCTTCGATGACCTGTCCCCCGATGAGAAAAGCAAGGTAGCGCGTATCAACGAATTGACTGATCAGTTTATCGCCGCGGACAAATACGTCTTCGTTACCCCTATGTGGAACTTCAGTTTCCCTCCCAAGCTGAAGGTATATATGGACAACATCTGCATTGCGGGCAAGACGTTCCGCTATACCGCAGAGGGACCTGTCGGCCTGCTGCACAACCGCAAAGCCCTGCACATTCAAGCACGGGGGGGCATCTATTCCGAAGGGCCAGCCAAGGAGATGGAGTTCGGTGACCGGTACCTGCGGGCTTTGCTCGCATTCGTCGGGGTTACGGAAGTGACTTCCTTGTTCGTGGAGGGCATGGCACAGATGCCTGGCCAGGCTGAGCAAATCAAAGAGAAGGCTATCGCCCGCGCGGCAGAAATGGCGAAGTCGTTCGCCTTGCAGACCGTTCCGGTTGAGTAG
- a CDS encoding LacI family DNA-binding transcriptional regulator, with protein MKPTIRDVANMAGVSISTVSRVMNAPQTVVESKRLRVLEAIEKLKYQPNGFARGLIYKKSNTIGVMIPDIESMYYAGLIRGMQDAAVQLNCSLMFCNTDRDKDRLLSYIENFYEKQVDGIIFASDALHPAYYEKMTRFHFPFVLASTHSLDYDIPSVDIDDESAAYAAVDYLAREGHRQIGMISFPFGAMISGQPRYDGFVRALRDHGLEACAAHVEFAEHRYEHAYQASRRLLEKAPNLTAVFAASDEFAMGAITAIQDGGRSVPDDVSVIGFDNIRMADMYIPKLSTVAQPVYEIGIRAIQKLHELITDGSVKQLREKLPHKLIIRDSSKPLR; from the coding sequence ATGAAACCGACAATCCGAGATGTCGCCAATATGGCTGGTGTGTCCATCAGCACGGTTTCCCGTGTGATGAACGCGCCGCAGACCGTCGTGGAGAGCAAGCGCTTGCGCGTGCTGGAAGCAATCGAGAAGTTGAAGTATCAGCCCAACGGCTTTGCCCGCGGCTTGATCTACAAGAAGTCCAATACGATCGGTGTGATGATCCCTGATATTGAAAGCATGTATTATGCGGGGCTCATTCGGGGGATGCAGGACGCCGCCGTTCAACTGAATTGCAGCTTGATGTTCTGCAATACTGACAGGGACAAAGATCGGCTATTATCGTATATTGAAAATTTTTATGAGAAGCAGGTCGATGGCATTATATTTGCAAGCGACGCCCTGCATCCGGCTTATTACGAAAAAATGACCCGCTTTCATTTTCCGTTCGTGCTGGCCTCCACGCATTCTCTCGATTACGACATTCCTTCCGTGGACATCGATGATGAAAGCGCGGCATACGCGGCAGTCGATTACCTGGCCAGGGAGGGGCACCGGCAAATCGGCATGATCAGTTTCCCTTTCGGTGCGATGATCTCCGGCCAGCCCCGCTATGATGGCTTCGTCCGGGCGTTGCGCGACCATGGACTGGAAGCTTGCGCCGCCCATGTTGAATTTGCCGAGCATCGGTATGAGCATGCCTACCAGGCTTCCCGGCGGCTGCTGGAGAAGGCGCCGAACCTGACAGCGGTATTTGCCGCATCCGATGAGTTTGCCATGGGGGCGATCACGGCCATTCAAGACGGCGGACGGTCCGTACCGGACGATGTATCCGTTATCGGCTTTGACAATATCCGCATGGCGGACATGTACATTCCAAAGCTGTCCACTGTAGCGCAGCCCGTATATGAAATCGGCATTAGGGCCATTCAGAAGCTGCATGAACTGATAACGGACGGCTCTGTCAAGCAGTTGAGAGAGAAGCTGCCGCACAAGCTGATCATTCGGGATTCGTCTAAGCCGCTTCGCTGA
- a CDS encoding ABC transporter substrate-binding protein → MKAWIKKRHILPLVVVMLLTLVLSACGGGGNGGNDAGQNQGQGNAGGNAGTGGEGSYLERAYAGEFSGTKVTMFGPFTDEDEVKFLNAIAAFEEQSGIDIAYEGSKEFEATISVRVNGGNAPDIADFPQPGLLETFVRDGHVIDVRSFMSDDWLNQQYNESWLDMATMEGPNGDIMAGIWSRSGVKSLVWYNKNEFEAAGYEVPTTWDELIDLSEQIAADGDAAWAIGIESGAATGWPATDWIEDIMLRTTTPENYDKWVSGELPFTDPIVKNAFERMAEIWMNPDYVYGGTKSIVTTYFGDAPKPLFTNPPGAYLHRQASFITTFFPPEVTADDYDWFPFPPIDEQYGTPALISGDLYAMFNDRPEVRAVMEFFTTGESIRTWVQSGGVIAPMNDAELDWYPTETERRMAELVQNAETVRFDGSDLMPGSVGAGTFWKGITDYVSGTVDLDTALQEMQRGWQQ, encoded by the coding sequence ATGAAAGCATGGATCAAGAAAAGACATATCTTGCCTTTAGTGGTGGTCATGCTGCTCACACTCGTGCTCAGTGCCTGCGGCGGTGGGGGCAATGGCGGCAACGATGCCGGGCAAAATCAAGGTCAAGGCAATGCGGGCGGAAATGCTGGGACAGGCGGGGAAGGCTCCTACCTCGAGCGCGCCTATGCGGGTGAATTTAGCGGAACCAAGGTAACGATGTTTGGTCCGTTCACCGACGAGGATGAAGTGAAATTTTTGAATGCCATTGCGGCATTTGAGGAACAATCCGGTATAGATATTGCCTATGAGGGCTCCAAGGAGTTCGAAGCTACGATTTCTGTCCGCGTCAATGGCGGCAATGCGCCGGACATCGCGGACTTCCCGCAGCCCGGTCTGCTGGAAACCTTCGTACGGGACGGACATGTCATCGATGTGCGCAGCTTTATGTCGGATGACTGGCTGAACCAGCAATACAACGAAAGCTGGCTGGATATGGCTACGATGGAAGGCCCGAACGGCGACATAATGGCAGGCATCTGGTCGAGAAGCGGGGTGAAGAGCCTCGTCTGGTACAACAAGAATGAATTTGAAGCTGCCGGCTATGAAGTGCCGACTACGTGGGATGAGTTGATTGATTTGTCTGAACAAATTGCCGCGGATGGCGATGCGGCATGGGCCATCGGCATTGAATCCGGCGCAGCGACCGGCTGGCCTGCAACGGACTGGATTGAGGACATCATGCTCCGGACCACTACTCCGGAGAACTATGACAAGTGGGTTTCCGGCGAGCTGCCGTTTACCGATCCAATCGTGAAAAATGCGTTTGAGAGAATGGCTGAAATCTGGATGAATCCAGACTACGTATACGGCGGTACGAAATCGATCGTGACCACTTATTTCGGCGATGCGCCGAAGCCGCTGTTCACGAACCCGCCAGGGGCATATCTGCACCGTCAGGCAAGCTTTATCACGACGTTCTTCCCGCCTGAGGTGACAGCAGACGATTACGACTGGTTCCCGTTCCCGCCGATTGACGAGCAGTATGGCACACCGGCGCTGATTTCGGGTGACTTGTATGCGATGTTCAATGATCGTCCTGAAGTGCGCGCAGTCATGGAATTCTTCACAACAGGCGAATCGATCAGAACTTGGGTGCAATCCGGCGGCGTCATCGCGCCGATGAATGATGCGGAGCTCGACTGGTATCCGACTGAAACTGAACGCCGCATGGCTGAGCTTGTGCAAAATGCCGAGACGGTACGCTTTGACGGCTCTGACCTGATGCCGGGCTCCGTTGGCGCAGGTACGTTCTGGAAGGGGATTACCGATTATGTGAGCGGCACGGTGGATCTGGATACAGCCCTGCAGGAAATGCAGAGAGGCTGGCAGCAGTAG
- a CDS encoding carbohydrate ABC transporter permease — MQAQTKKDNTLRLLLLSLLVPVANLLVHGLIFLFLRDAGLPPIANALVAIVWGALGIYSIYYSFNWVVEKYPDQWKRRILPYVFVGPAVILLGWLLFLPTMRTLYLSFFGPNSADFVGLANYAAVFTDRLLATALRNNLLWVFLGTGACVTLGLLVAVLADRSSFEKTAKAIIFMPMAISFVAAGVIWKFIYYYQPGDTQIGLLNAIVTAFGGEPQAWTTMLQPWNNLFLIAILIWMQTGFAMVIFSAAIKGIPEDILEAGRIDGAGEIRIFFSIMIPYISGTLLSVTTTIIVFTLKIFDVVMIMTGGQYDTEVVATQFYRQLFMFQNTGYGSTLAIVLLIAVIPVIIINLRQFRKQGGF, encoded by the coding sequence ATGCAAGCACAAACCAAGAAAGACAATACTCTGCGCCTTCTATTGTTATCCCTTCTTGTTCCGGTCGCAAACCTGCTCGTACACGGTTTGATCTTTCTTTTTTTGCGGGACGCGGGGCTTCCGCCGATCGCCAACGCTTTGGTGGCGATTGTTTGGGGGGCGCTCGGTATTTATTCGATCTACTATTCCTTTAACTGGGTAGTGGAGAAATACCCTGATCAATGGAAGCGGAGAATATTGCCTTATGTGTTTGTCGGTCCGGCCGTCATCCTGCTTGGCTGGCTGCTCTTCCTTCCAACGATGCGGACGCTGTATCTCAGCTTTTTCGGTCCGAACTCAGCCGACTTTGTAGGCTTGGCCAACTACGCTGCTGTTTTCACAGACCGCTTGCTGGCCACGGCGCTTCGCAACAATCTGCTCTGGGTATTCCTCGGGACGGGCGCCTGTGTGACGCTGGGACTGCTGGTAGCGGTGCTTGCAGACCGCAGCAGCTTCGAGAAAACGGCGAAAGCCATTATCTTCATGCCTATGGCGATTTCTTTCGTCGCGGCGGGCGTCATCTGGAAATTCATCTATTATTATCAGCCCGGCGATACGCAGATCGGCTTGCTGAATGCGATTGTCACTGCCTTCGGCGGCGAGCCGCAAGCATGGACAACGATGCTGCAGCCGTGGAACAATTTATTTTTGATCGCGATTCTCATCTGGATGCAAACCGGTTTCGCCATGGTCATATTTTCGGCTGCCATCAAGGGCATCCCGGAGGACATTCTGGAAGCCGGACGCATTGACGGCGCGGGTGAGATCCGGATCTTCTTCAGCATCATGATTCCCTACATTTCCGGAACACTGCTGTCGGTTACGACTACGATTATTGTGTTTACGCTGAAAATATTCGACGTGGTCATGATCATGACTGGCGGACAGTATGACACCGAGGTCGTCGCTACGCAATTTTACAGACAGCTCTTCATGTTCCAGAACACGGGCTATGGTTCGACGCTGGCGATTGTGCTGCTGATCGCAGTCATTCCGGTGATCATCATCAACCTGAGACAATTCAGGAAGCAGGGGGGATTCTAA
- a CDS encoding carbohydrate ABC transporter permease yields the protein MPGKKKRRGSKWIVNSVLGFICLIWLIPTLGLFISSFRPAADILSEGWWHVFPHRTWTTAEQITLPEDTDLRAPIEVNGRTFTDTELRSGIVVDGQRLIWENRRERLLNVQERGWGASLNFTTQNYEAVLGGKEYEIVMPGGGVETQRGTGMTQSFWNTVAVAFPATVIPVFIASFAAYAFAWMRFPGRRIMFVVIIALLVVPLQVALIPVLRDYTNLGLNGTYLGIWLAHAAFGLPLVTYFMYNFISQLPKDLFESAFMDGASNFTMFSRLVLPLSVPALASISIFQFLWVWNDYLVSLIFLGNQPEVQVMSMKIASLVGSRGNDWHLLTAAAFISMLMPLAVFFTLQRFFVRGLMGGAVKG from the coding sequence ATGCCAGGGAAAAAGAAGCGGCGCGGCTCCAAGTGGATCGTCAACAGCGTGCTCGGGTTCATCTGTTTGATTTGGCTTATCCCGACTCTGGGGTTGTTCATTTCCTCGTTCCGTCCTGCAGCGGATATATTGAGCGAGGGCTGGTGGCATGTCTTCCCGCATCGTACATGGACGACGGCCGAGCAGATCACGCTGCCTGAGGATACAGATTTGCGCGCTCCGATTGAAGTGAATGGCAGAACCTTCACCGATACCGAGCTCCGGTCAGGCATTGTGGTGGATGGTCAGCGTCTAATCTGGGAAAATCGGCGCGAGCGATTGCTTAACGTGCAGGAGCGCGGTTGGGGCGCCTCGTTGAACTTTACGACCCAGAACTATGAGGCCGTGCTGGGCGGCAAGGAGTATGAGATCGTCATGCCCGGCGGCGGCGTCGAGACACAGCGGGGAACCGGGATGACCCAGTCGTTCTGGAATACGGTGGCGGTCGCGTTTCCTGCAACGGTCATTCCCGTTTTTATCGCCAGCTTCGCCGCTTATGCGTTCGCCTGGATGCGATTTCCCGGCAGGCGCATTATGTTTGTGGTGATCATCGCCTTGCTGGTTGTGCCGCTTCAGGTAGCCCTGATCCCGGTTCTACGGGATTATACGAATCTGGGGCTGAACGGCACGTACCTGGGCATATGGCTGGCGCACGCGGCCTTCGGTCTGCCGTTGGTCACCTACTTTATGTACAACTTTATTAGCCAGCTGCCGAAGGATTTGTTCGAATCGGCGTTCATGGACGGCGCTTCCAACTTTACGATGTTCAGTCGGCTTGTGCTGCCGCTTTCTGTGCCCGCACTGGCTTCGATAAGCATTTTCCAATTTCTTTGGGTGTGGAACGACTATCTGGTCTCTTTGATCTTCCTCGGCAATCAGCCGGAAGTACAGGTCATGTCCATGAAGATAGCCAGTCTGGTTGGTTCGCGCGGCAACGACTGGCATTTGCTGACGGCGGCAGCCTTCATTTCCATGCTGATGCCGCTTGCTGTCTTCTTCACGCTGCAGCGGTTCTTTGTCAGAGGGCTGATGGGCGGCGCCGTCAAAGGATAA
- a CDS encoding alpha-glucosidase: MHRAWWKETVVYQVYWRSFYDTNADGYGDLNGIVEKLDYIQSLGATMIWVNPFYASPDKDNGYDISDYYAIMDKAGSMADFDRLLEEVQRRGMKLMMDVVLNHTSDAHPWFRESRSSRDNPKRDWYIWRDPVNGGPPTNWRSYFNPSAWQFDPQTGQYYLHSFAIEQPDLNWRNPEVRQELYRVLRFWLDKGIDGLRLDAIALLAKPDVFADVEQPEDIRYLTNHPGLHEYLQEMHREVFRHYDILTVGEAAFVTPQTGLLYVDERRRELNTLFHFEVLDEMPEWDLPRFKRIQRKWAEALKGRGTNSQFLNNHDHTRQVTRYGNDGAYRVQSAKLLALMLHTLPGIPYIYQGEEIGMTGVRYDSIAAYQDIAMRNKYAEEVGKGRDPNEVLRSLQPLSRDSSRSPMQWNAQEHAGFTTGDPWIRVNPNYREINVEAALRDEESVFAFYQALIRLRKQHPVMIYGDYTDISGDDQHVYVYTRELRDSESGEVRWLIALNHSEQQRDFALPDELLQAGMKLLLSNYTDTAQELPQHVQKLQLRPYEACLYVVEGRLRTQ; the protein is encoded by the coding sequence ATGCATCGAGCATGGTGGAAAGAGACTGTGGTTTATCAGGTATATTGGCGCAGCTTTTATGATACGAATGCAGACGGCTACGGGGATTTGAACGGGATCGTGGAGAAGCTCGACTATATCCAATCGCTCGGCGCAACGATGATCTGGGTAAACCCATTTTACGCATCCCCCGACAAGGATAACGGCTATGACATTTCAGACTATTACGCGATCATGGATAAGGCGGGCTCTATGGCCGACTTTGATCGGCTATTGGAGGAGGTGCAGCGGCGGGGGATGAAGCTGATGATGGATGTGGTGCTGAACCACACATCGGATGCGCATCCTTGGTTCCGCGAGTCCCGCTCCTCCCGCGACAACCCGAAGCGGGATTGGTACATCTGGCGGGATCCGGTGAACGGCGGCCCGCCGACCAATTGGCGCTCCTATTTCAATCCGTCAGCATGGCAGTTCGATCCGCAAACGGGACAATACTACCTGCACTCCTTCGCAATCGAGCAGCCCGATCTAAACTGGCGCAATCCGGAAGTAAGGCAGGAGCTATACCGGGTGCTGCGATTTTGGCTGGACAAGGGCATTGACGGTCTGCGGCTCGATGCCATCGCGCTGCTCGCCAAGCCGGACGTCTTCGCCGATGTGGAGCAGCCGGAAGACATCCGCTACTTGACGAATCACCCCGGTCTGCATGAGTACCTGCAGGAAATGCATCGCGAGGTATTCCGGCATTATGATATCCTCACGGTTGGCGAAGCCGCCTTCGTCACGCCCCAAACCGGCCTGCTTTATGTGGATGAGCGGCGCCGCGAGCTGAATACGCTGTTCCACTTCGAGGTGCTGGATGAAATGCCGGAGTGGGATTTGCCGCGATTCAAGCGCATTCAGCGCAAGTGGGCAGAAGCGTTGAAGGGCCGCGGCACGAATTCGCAATTTCTCAACAATCACGACCATACCCGCCAAGTGACCCGATACGGGAACGATGGCGCATATAGGGTGCAATCTGCCAAGCTGTTGGCGCTTATGCTTCACACGCTGCCGGGGATACCGTATATATATCAAGGCGAAGAAATCGGGATGACGGGCGTGCGGTACGATTCGATCGCAGCGTATCAGGATATTGCGATGCGCAACAAATACGCGGAGGAAGTGGGAAAAGGCCGCGATCCGAATGAAGTTTTGCGCAGCCTGCAGCCGCTTAGCAGGGACAGCTCCAGATCGCCGATGCAATGGAATGCGCAGGAGCACGCGGGCTTTACGACGGGGGACCCCTGGATAAGGGTGAACCCCAATTACCGCGAGATCAATGTTGAGGCTGCGCTGCGGGATGAGGAGTCGGTATTCGCCTTCTATCAGGCGCTTATCCGCCTGCGCAAGCAGCACCCAGTCATGATCTATGGCGACTATACGGATATCAGCGGCGATGACCAGCACGTGTATGTGTATACGCGCGAGCTTCGCGATTCCGAAAGCGGGGAGGTCCGCTGGCTCATTGCACTGAACCACAGCGAGCAGCAGCGTGACTTTGCATTGCCGGATGAACTGCTGCAAGCGGGAATGAAGCTGCTGCTGTCCAACTATACGGATACAGCGCAGGAATTGCCGCAGCATGTGCAAAAACTGCAGTTGCGTCCGTATGAAGCCTGCCTCTATGTCGTGGAAGGTCGATTGCGCACGCAATGA